The following coding sequences are from one Aeromicrobium duanguangcaii window:
- a CDS encoding dihydroxyacetone kinase subunit DhaK — protein sequence MSSPSTPSPSTRALRGIAITAGDQVGVSRDPVYVWALAPAPGRRVAIVSGGGAGHEPLHGGFVGAGGLDAACPGEVFTSPHSRQIFAASDRVKRDGGVLQIVKNYTGDRINFAIAAERLRARGVDVAEVVVDDDLGSEGHDVGRRGTGATLVVEKILGAAADRGLRLEELADLGTRVASRSRSVAVARQGHTAPDSRTRGFEVEPGSLEYGVGIHGEAARQTIDELAHTDLAQRMVDELLEALGDLPHGVIAVVNGLGGAPNLELLGLLGDVELALQARGIELHSGVAGTYISALDMDGFSITLTEAHPDWIGDWYAPHVTAGLPSPRPWDPDADRGTGPEDESGPAAEPSPWLRALADHFDDHRADYDDLDRRAGDGDFGANMQVAFASSVARAAGPDASLADDLRSMADAFGNDVGGSSGPLLGLVLTGLAEAVEDAGDDDLPAAVGEGLRAGMASVTRAGGAEPGDRTFLDALAPAVAEDGTPLDGAAVQRAADGAAATADLVGKRGRSSYVGDKAIGVPDPGAVALVQVLAAIVERITGDDLGQTREQAQRLLHD from the coding sequence GTGAGCAGCCCGTCCACTCCCTCGCCCTCGACGCGCGCGCTGCGCGGCATCGCCATCACGGCCGGCGACCAGGTCGGCGTGAGCCGCGACCCCGTCTACGTCTGGGCCCTGGCGCCGGCACCGGGGCGCCGGGTCGCGATCGTGAGCGGTGGCGGCGCCGGGCACGAGCCCCTGCACGGAGGGTTCGTCGGTGCCGGCGGCCTCGATGCCGCGTGCCCCGGTGAGGTCTTCACCTCACCCCACAGCCGTCAGATCTTCGCGGCGAGCGACCGGGTGAAGCGCGACGGTGGCGTCCTGCAGATCGTCAAGAACTACACCGGCGACCGCATCAACTTCGCCATCGCGGCAGAGCGGCTGCGCGCTCGGGGCGTCGACGTCGCCGAGGTGGTGGTCGACGACGACCTCGGCTCCGAGGGACACGACGTCGGCCGGCGCGGCACGGGCGCCACCCTCGTCGTCGAGAAGATCCTCGGGGCAGCCGCCGACCGGGGCCTGCGCCTGGAGGAGCTCGCCGACCTGGGCACGCGGGTGGCCTCGCGCTCGCGCTCGGTCGCGGTGGCACGGCAGGGACACACCGCGCCCGACAGCCGGACGCGCGGCTTCGAGGTCGAGCCCGGATCGCTCGAGTACGGCGTCGGCATCCACGGCGAGGCCGCCCGGCAGACGATCGACGAGCTCGCCCACACCGACCTGGCGCAGCGGATGGTCGACGAGCTGCTGGAGGCCCTGGGGGACCTGCCGCACGGCGTGATCGCGGTCGTGAACGGCCTGGGCGGGGCGCCCAACCTCGAGCTGCTCGGACTGCTCGGCGACGTCGAGCTGGCACTGCAGGCTCGCGGGATCGAGCTGCACAGCGGCGTCGCCGGGACGTACATCTCCGCGCTGGACATGGACGGCTTCTCGATCACGCTGACCGAGGCCCATCCGGACTGGATCGGCGATTGGTACGCGCCGCACGTCACCGCCGGCCTGCCCTCCCCGCGGCCGTGGGACCCGGACGCGGACCGGGGCACCGGCCCGGAGGATGAGTCGGGGCCGGCCGCCGAGCCCTCGCCATGGCTGCGGGCACTGGCCGACCACTTCGACGACCATCGCGCCGATTACGACGACCTCGACCGGCGTGCGGGTGACGGTGACTTCGGCGCCAACATGCAGGTGGCGTTCGCCTCATCGGTGGCGCGCGCCGCCGGCCCGGACGCGAGCCTGGCCGACGACCTGCGCAGCATGGCCGACGCCTTCGGCAACGACGTCGGCGGATCGAGCGGCCCGCTGCTCGGCCTCGTGCTGACCGGCCTGGCCGAGGCCGTCGAGGACGCCGGGGACGACGACCTGCCCGCAGCGGTCGGCGAGGGCCTGCGGGCCGGGATGGCCAGCGTCACGCGCGCCGGCGGCGCGGAGCCCGGCGACCGCACGTTCCTCGACGCCCTGGCGCCCGCCGTGGCCGAGGACGGCACACCGCTCGACGGGGCGGCCGTCCAGCGGGCTGCCGACGGTGCCGCCGCCACGGCGGACCTGGTCGGCAAGCGCGGCCGCAGCAGCTACGTCGGCGACAAGGCCATCGGCGTACCCGATCCGGGTGCCGTGGCGCTCGTGCAGGTGCTGGCCGCGATCGTCGAGCGGATCACCGGCGACGATCTGGGCCAGACGCGCGAGCAGGCCCAGCGACTGCTGCACGACTGA
- a CDS encoding SRPBCC family protein — protein sequence MRSRHLSRVIAASPQSVYAFAADPAHLPLWAAGLAQAQVEVRGDALVAQSPMGEVTVRFVPPNDLGVLDHDVTLPSGTTVTNPLRVLAHPEGAEVLFTVRQIELTDEEFERDCRLVEQDLETLRGLLE from the coding sequence ATGAGGTCGCGTCACCTGAGCCGAGTCATCGCCGCGTCGCCGCAGAGCGTGTACGCGTTCGCCGCGGACCCCGCCCACCTGCCGCTCTGGGCGGCGGGGCTCGCGCAGGCGCAGGTCGAGGTCCGCGGCGACGCGCTGGTCGCGCAGTCGCCGATGGGGGAGGTCACGGTGCGGTTCGTGCCGCCCAACGACCTCGGCGTCCTCGACCACGACGTCACCCTGCCGTCCGGGACGACCGTGACCAACCCGCTGCGGGTGCTGGCCCACCCCGAGGGCGCCGAGGTGCTCTTCACCGTGCGTCAGATCGAGCTGACCGACGAGGAGTTCGAGCGCGACTGCCGGCTGGTCGAGCAGGACCTCGAGACGCTGCGCGGCCTGCTGGAGTAG
- a CDS encoding amino acid ABC transporter permease, with translation MNFFDYLVDTAPIFVDATWVTLRLTATALAFAMVLGAIIAAMMMSRIAVLRWIAAGFIGIIRGTPLIAQIFVLYFGITEIVLLPAFWAGTIALAIHNSAYIAEIIRAGFQSVPKGLDEASRSLGMSRLKTLRRVRAPLALRATLPVLGNQFIIAVKDSSLVAFIGMSELFLSARNLAASTYEPLTMYLIVSLYYLAIVLVLTFLVNRLEHRLNAHRR, from the coding sequence ATGAACTTCTTCGACTATCTCGTCGACACCGCACCGATCTTCGTCGACGCGACCTGGGTGACCCTGCGGCTGACCGCGACGGCCCTGGCCTTCGCGATGGTGCTGGGCGCGATCATCGCCGCCATGATGATGAGCCGGATCGCGGTCCTGCGCTGGATCGCGGCCGGCTTCATCGGCATCATCCGCGGCACGCCCCTGATCGCGCAGATCTTCGTGCTCTACTTCGGCATCACCGAGATCGTGCTGCTCCCGGCGTTCTGGGCCGGCACGATCGCGCTGGCGATCCACAACTCGGCCTACATCGCCGAGATCATCCGCGCGGGCTTCCAGTCGGTGCCGAAGGGGCTCGACGAGGCGTCCCGATCCCTGGGCATGTCACGGCTGAAGACGCTGCGCCGGGTCCGTGCGCCCCTGGCGCTGCGGGCGACCCTGCCGGTGCTGGGCAACCAGTTCATCATCGCGGTGAAGGACTCCTCGCTGGTGGCCTTCATCGGCATGTCCGAGCTGTTCCTGTCCGCGCGCAACCTCGCCGCATCCACCTATGAGCCGCTGACGATGTACCTCATCGTCTCGCTCTACTACCTCGCCATCGTGCTCGTGCTCACCTTCCTGGTGAACCGACTCGAGCACCGGCTCAACGCCCACCGGAGGTGA
- a CDS encoding transporter substrate-binding domain-containing protein — translation MNFPQNPFSRRRRTALAATFAAAALALSACGGDDSGSGGPNLVKDGQLVIAMSGEFRPFSYFEGDKLAGFDHDIALAIADEMGLEPKTETGAFDTLIQGVKSKRYDVLIASMTPTEDRKKAVDFTDPYYSSGAALFVRKDSDCKDAEQLKNVTVGVANGTTYGDFLKDKDWVGDVRTFTSDVTALEDVDKGRLDAAVTDRLVGLYQIEQADRGLRVCGEPLYTEEPAFAVDKGNTALVDELNEALATIKENGTYAELSTKWFGQDIS, via the coding sequence ATGAACTTCCCCCAGAACCCCTTCTCACGGCGTCGCCGGACGGCCCTCGCCGCCACTTTCGCCGCCGCAGCGCTGGCCCTCTCCGCGTGCGGAGGTGACGACTCCGGGTCCGGCGGCCCCAACCTCGTGAAGGACGGCCAGCTCGTGATCGCGATGAGCGGCGAGTTCCGCCCGTTCAGCTACTTCGAGGGCGACAAGCTCGCCGGCTTCGACCACGACATCGCCCTCGCGATCGCCGACGAGATGGGTCTGGAGCCGAAGACCGAGACCGGCGCGTTCGACACCCTGATCCAGGGCGTCAAGAGCAAGCGCTACGACGTGCTGATCGCCTCGATGACGCCCACCGAGGACCGCAAGAAGGCCGTCGACTTCACCGATCCGTACTACTCGTCCGGCGCCGCGCTGTTCGTCCGCAAGGACAGCGACTGCAAGGACGCCGAGCAGCTGAAGAACGTCACCGTGGGTGTCGCGAACGGCACGACGTACGGCGACTTCCTCAAGGACAAGGACTGGGTCGGCGACGTCCGCACCTTCACCTCGGACGTCACGGCGCTCGAGGACGTCGACAAGGGCCGCCTCGACGCCGCGGTGACCGACCGCCTCGTCGGTCTCTACCAGATCGAGCAGGCCGATCGAGGGCTGCGCGTGTGCGGCGAGCCGCTCTACACCGAGGAGCCCGCGTTCGCCGTCGACAAGGGCAACACGGCCCTCGTGGACGAGTTGAACGAGGCACTCGCGACGATCAAGGAGAACGGCACCTACGCCGAGCTCAGCACGAAGTGGTTCGGCCAGGACATCTCCTGA